The sequence below is a genomic window from Sporichthya brevicatena.
GGCGCCGAGGGACAGGGCGTGTGCGAGCGGGATCGACGGGTCGAGCGCGAGGTCGGCGACCGCCTCCTCCGGGGCGCTCGCCCAGTCGCCGTCCTCCGGGCCGCCGACGCGGCCGAGGTAGTTGAACTCCAGCGACGGCGGTACGTCACCCCCGAGGGCGGCCGTCGCTCCCGTGCTCACTCGTACGCGCTCCAGCACAGCCGCGGCCGCCACCGGAACTGACTCCACGTCAGCCAGCCGGACCGGCCCCGGGTCGAGCAGAACCGGGACGCCGGTGGCGAACCGGCCCAGCGTGCGGGAGACGTCGAGGTCACCCGTGCGCCCGTGGCCCTTGACGTCGACGAGCGTCGCCCCGCCCCCGTCATCGACAGAGCTCTCGACCGCACCGCGCCGGTCCCGCCAGTCGGCGACGGCGAGCGCGAGTGCCGCGAGCAGCACGTCGTCGACGTGCGCCCCGTACGCCGCGGGTACCGGGCCCAGCAAGGCCGTGGTGAGGCCCGTCGGGAGCGTCTCGTCATGTGTGCGTTCGGTCCCCACGACGTCGCGTGTCGGGTCGAGCGGGCGCCGCAGGGGCAGCGGGTCCCCGCCGGCCCGGACGGACTCCGCCGCCGGGGAGCCGCCGCGCTGGTGCGGGACCTGCGCGGTGAGCAACTGCGCGTGCCGGCGGAACGACGTGGTGACCGGCGGCAGGTCCCGGCCCGCCACCGCAGCCGCGAGATCCTTGAGAAGGATGCGCCACGACACGGCGTCCATCACGAGGTGATGCACGGTCAGCAGGAGCCGTCCGCGTTCGCCGGGCCCGCGGTCGAACCACACCGCGGCCCACATCACCCCGGAGTCGGGGTCGACGCGGTCCCGGGCCGCGCGGGCGCGCTCGGCGACGAGGGCCTCCAGGTCGCCGACGCCCCGGGCGTCCACGCACTCGAGGTGGACCACGGCCTGATCCGCGGACGGAACTTCCAGCGTCCAGGGCGTGCCCCGGACGAGGCGGGCACGCAGGAGGTCGTGCTGCCGGGCCACCGCGGCGAGGGCCTGCCGCAGACCGTCCTCGGTCGTGCCGGCCGGGGTGAGCACCAGGCTCGACTGCTGGATGCCGGCGACCGGTGCGTCGACCTCGGACATCCAGGCCATGGTCGGCGTCAGCGGAACCGTGCCGGTCCCGTCGTCGGCGGTGGCGGCGGTGGCGGTGTCGGAAGCCTCCACCGGGACCGCCGCGGCCGCGACCGAGTCCAGCGTCCGTTCCGCCATGATCTGACGTGGCGTCACCTTCCAGCCCTGCGCGCGCAGGCGACTGACCACCTGCATCGCGAGGATGCTGTCGCCGCCGAGGGCGAAGAAGTCGTCCTCGACGCCGACCTCGAGGCCGAGCAGCTCACTCACGACGGTGACGACGGCGTTTTCGGCCGAGGTCGCCGGCGGACGCGAGCGGATGCGGTCGGCCGCCGGCGGCTCCGGCAACGCCGACCGGTCGAGCTTGCCGCCGGGCAGGAGCGGCAGCGCGTCCAGCGCGACGAAAGCCGTCGGCACCATGTGGCCGGGCAGGGCGTCGGCGGCGAGCCGGCGCAGGTCGGCGACGGACGGCGCGTCAGCGCCGGGCCGCGGCACGACGTAGGCCACCAGGCGCTCGACCCCACCCGGGCCGGGACGCACGGCGACCACCGCCGCCGCGAGGTCACCGTGACGCCCGAGCACGGCCTCGATCTCGGCCGGCTCGATCCGGTAGCCGCGCAGCTTCACCTGATCGTCCGACCGGCCGCGGTACTCGAGGTGCCCCGCGGCGTCGAACCGTGCGAGGTCACCGGTCCGGTACATCCGTGTCCCGGGCGGACCGAACGGGTCGGCGACGATCCGGTCCGCGGTCAGCCCGGCGCGGTTGAGGTACCCGCGCGCGAGTCCGGCGCCGGCCAGATACAGCTCACCGGTGACCCCGGGCGGCACCGGGTGCAGCGCCGCGTCGAGGACGTAGGCGTGCGCGCCGGCGACGGGGCGGCCCACCACCGGAGTCTTCGCGTCGCCGACGAACGCGACCAGGGAGTCGACGGTCGCCTCCGTCGGTCCGTAGAGGTTGACCGCATCGGTGCCGGCGAGTTCGCGCAGCTGCGTCCATACGCCCGGCGGCACGGCCTCGCCCCCGAATCCCAGCAGGTGCAGCGGGCAGCGGGGCGTGCCGTCGACGTCCGGACGCACGAGGCCCGCGGCGAGCAGTTGCGCGAGGAAGGACGGCGTCACCTCGAGGAAGTCGAGGTCGCGATCCCACACCGCGGCGACGAGCAGGTCCGCGTCCCGGCGGGTCTCGTCGTCGAGGACGTGCACCTCGTGCCCGCCGAGCAGCCACAGCTGCGGCTGCCAGGACGCGTCGAAGGAGAACGACCACGCGTGCCCGACCCGCAGCCGGTCCCGCCCGGCGGCCACGACGGCCCGCGCGTGCAGATCCTCGGCGTGACTGGCGTACAGGTTCGCCACGGCCGTGTGCGGCACGACCACACCCTTCGGCGTCCCCGTCGAGCCGGAGGTGTAGATCACGTACACCGGGTGCTCCGGCGCGAGCGGCGCGAGCCGGTCGGCATCGGTGAGATCGCGGTCGTCCGCGGTCCCCAGGCGCACCGCCGTCGCCGGGTCGTCGAGCACGAGGACGGGGACGTCACCCCACTCGGCGACCAGGTCCGACGTGGTCACGACGAGCACCGCACCCGCGTCGGCGAACAGCGCCGCGGTACGGGCGGCCGGGGTGTCCGGCTCGGCGGGGACGTAGGGCGCGCCGGCCTTGGCCGCGGCGAGGATCGCGGTCATCCCGTGCTCGCGCGGCAGCACGAGTCCGACGGGTCGCTCCGGCCCGGCTCCGGCGGCGACGAGCAGCCGCGCGAGCCGGTTGGCCCCGGCGTTGAGCTGACCGAACGTCAACCGGCGCTCCCCCGCGACCAGTGCGGGCGCCGTCGGGTCGCGGCGCACCTGCGCCTCGAACAGGGCCGGCACGGTCGCGGCGACGTTCGCGGGAAGCGCAGCGGCGGGGCGACCCCGACCCGCGGCGAGCGCAGCGTCGCGCTCGCCGCGGGCCAGGACGTCGATCCCGGCGACGGGCCGGTCGGGATCGGCGACCACGGCGCGCAGCAGCCGGAGCAGGCGGTCGGCGAGACCCGCCGCCGTGCTCTCGTCGAAGAGGTCCGTCGCGTACTCGACGACGCCGGCGATCCCCCCGGCCCCGCCGTCGCCGCCGCGCTCGTCGACGAAGTCGAACGAGAGGTCGAACTTCGCCACCGCGGCGTCGGCGTCGATCCGCGTCGCCCCGAGGCCCGGGAGCTCCGGGTCGTCGTCGGGCGCGGGCAGGTGCACCACCATCACCTGGAACAACGGGTGGCGAGCCGGCGACCGCGCGGGGTTGACCGCCTCGACGACGCGGTCGAACGGCAGGTCCTGGTGCTCGAAGGCCGCGAGGTCGTTCTCCCGCACCCGACGCAGCAGCTCGGCGAAGCTCGGCCGCCCGGACAGGTCCGTCCGCAGCACGATCGTGTTGAGGAAGTACCCGACGAGGTCGCCGAGCGCGAGGTCCGCCCGGCCGGTGATCGGGCTGCCGATCGGGATGTCGTCACCGCCGCCGCTGCGGTGGAGCAGCGCCGCGACCGCCGCCTGCAGCACCATGAACGTGCTGACGTCGTGAGTTCGCGCGAGCGACCGCAGCGCGGCCGCGAGGTCGGCGTCGATCGTCACCGGCACCGTGCCGCCGGAGCCGGTGGCCATCGCCGGCCGGGGGCGGTCGGTCGGCAGCGAGAGCTCGACGGGCAGACCGGCCAACGCCTCGCGCCAGAACGCGGTCTGCTGCCGGGCGTACTCGGTCGGCGCCCCGCGCTCGCCGAGCAATCTGTGCTGCCACGCGGCGAAGTCCGCGTAGCGGGCGGGCAGCGGCGCGAACTCCGGGGCCCGGCCCTCCCGCCGCGCGGCGTAGGCCGTGGCCAGGTCGGTCACCAGCGGCGCGTCGGACCACTCGTCGGCGGCGATGTGATGCACCGTCAGCGTGAGGACGTGGTCCGTCGGTCCCAGCCGGAGCAGCTCGGCCCGCACCGGTGGTTCCGTCGCCAGGTCGAAGGTGTGGAAGGCCGCGCCGCGCAACCGCGCGGGCAGGTCGGCGGGGTCGATCGTGGCCTCGACGACGCGGACCGTCTCCGCCGGCAGCACCCGTTGGTACGGCAGGCCGTCCCGTTCGACGACGACCGTGCGCAGGGGCTCGTGGCGTTCGACGAGATCGCGCACCGCGGCGCGCAGTGCGGCGGCGTCGAGCTCGCCGGTCAGGCGCCAGGCGATCGGGATGTTGTAGGTCGGGCTCGGGCCGGCGATGCGGTCCAGCACCCAGAGCCCGTGCTGGGCCGGCGAGAGCGGGACCTCGGCGCCGGACGGCACCGGTGTCAGCGCCGGACGCTCCCCCGCGGCGGACGCGGTGGCGAGCCGCGCGGCCAGGCGCGCGGGGGTCGGCGCGTCGAAGACCGTCCGCAGGGACACGTCGGCCCCGAGATCGGCCCGCAGTCGAGCGACCAGGCGCATGGCGAGCAGCGAGTGCCCGCCGAGGGCGAAGAAGTCCGCGTCGGCGCCGGGCCGCTCCCCTCCGGGCAGCCCGAGCACCTCGGCGAACAGAGCGCAGACCGTGCCCTCCAGTGCGGAGGCCGGTGCCCGGCCCGACCCGGCGGATCGGGAGTCGACGGGCGCCGGCAGCGCGGCGCGGTCGACCTTCCCCGCCACGGAGCGCGGCAGCGCGGGCAGGACGACGAAGGCCGACGGCACCAGCGCGGCGGGCAGGGTCGCCGCGACGGCGGCCCGCAGCGTCTCGACGTCGGTCTCCGCACCGCCGGGCGCCACGACGTACGCGACCAGACGCGGGTCGCCCGGCCGATCCTCGCGGACGGCGACGGCCGCGTCGACCGCGCCGGCCGTGCGCAGGGCCGCCTCGATCTCTCCGGTCTCGATGCGCAGGCCGCGGAGCTTGACCTGGCCGTCGACGCGGCCGAGGAACTCCAGCTCCCCGCTCGCACGCCGCCGGACGAGGTCACCGGTGCGGTACATCCGCGTCCCGGGGGCGCCGAACGGGTCGGCGACGAAGCGGTCGGCGGTGAGGCCGGGGCGGTTCAGGTACCCGCGGGCGAGACCCGGGCCGGCGAGGTAGAGCTCGCCGGGGACGCCGTCGGGCACCGGCGTGAGCCCGGCGTCGAGGATCCGGACCGCGAGGTTCGCGACGGCGCCGGCCCGGCGGTGGACCGTGTCGGCGGTGCGGATCGCGCTGCGGCCCCACGCGTCGACCGTGCACTCGGTCGGGCCGTACAGGTCGTGGACCGCGACCAACGGCCACGAGGTCAGCTCGCCCCACAGGTCCGGTGGCGTCGCCTCGCCCCCGACGACGAGGACCGCCGGCGGCACGCCGTCCGCGCCGAGGCCCGCGCGCATCAGCTCGCGCAGGAACGTCGGCGTCAGGTCGAGGTAGTCGATGCGCTCGGCGCCCAGGTACGCGACGACCGCGGCCGGGTCGAGCGCACTCTCGTCGTCGAGGACGTGCAGCTCGTGCCCGGCGACCAGCCAGAGCAGCGGGTCCCACGACGCGTCGAAGGAGAACGAGGTCACGCAGCTCGCGCGCAGGACCTCCCGGCCGAGCGCCTGGGCAGCCGGGTCCATCACGGTGGCCCGCTGGGCGGCGAGGAGGTTCGTCAGCCCGCGGTGAGTGCCGACCACACCCTTCGGCGTGCCCGTCGACCCGGACGTGAAGATGACGTAGGCCGCGGCGGCCGGCGGCGGTGGCACCGGGGCGAACGACCCCACCGGCGCGTCCGCCGGGAGCACGACCGTCCGCACGCCCGCGGGCAGCCGGTTCGCCAGCTCCGCGGTCGTCAGCACGACCACCGGGGCGGCGTCGGCAAACATCTGCTCCAGCCGCGCCGGCGGCTGGTTCGGATCCACCGGCACGTACGCCGCGCCCGCGGCGAGGACGCCGAAGATCGCCGGCACCGTCGCCGTGCGCGGCAGCGCGAGGCCGACGAGGTCACCCGGTCGCACGCCGTGCTCGGTCAGCAGGGCGGCGACACCGCCCGCGCGGCCGGTGAGCTCGGCGAAGGTGAGCCGCTCCGCGCCGGCCACCAGCGCGAGCCGGTCGGGCGTGCACTGCGCCTGGACGGCCAGAGCCTGAGCCACCGTCAGCTCGGGGACCGCGAGCTCCGGACCGACACCGGCCGCGAGCAGGGAGGCGGGTTCTCCGGGAGCGAGCAGGTCGAGCCGGCTCAGCGGCCGGGTCGGGTCCGCGGTTGCCGCGGCGAGCAGTCGCAACATCCGGTCGGCGAGCTCGGCGACGGTCGCGGGGTCGAAGAGATCACGGCTGTACTCGAACTTCAGCAGCAGCGCCTCGCCCGTGTCCGCGCCCGGGTCGACGACGTCGACCGCGAGGTCGAACTGGGCGGTGCCCAGTTCCGGGTCGAGCCACCGCGTCGGCAGGCCGAGCAGGTCGGCGTCGTCGCTGCTGCGGGCGTGGTAGCCGATCAGGACCTGGAAGAGCGGGTTACGGCCCGGCACCCGCGGCGGGTTGACGGCCTCGACCACGCGTTCGAACGGGACGTCCGCCGCGTCGAAGGCGGCGAGGCCGGTCTCGCGGACCCGGCCGAGCAGGTCGGCGAACGACGGATCCCCCGACGTGTCGGTGCGGAGCACCACGGTGTTGACGAAGAACCCGACGAGGTCGTCGAGCGCCCCGTCGGCGCGGCCCGCGACCGGCACGCCGATCGGGAGGTCCTCCCCCGCTCCGAGGCGGGTCAACAGCGCGGCGAACGCCGCGTGCAGGGTCATGAACATGCTGGCGCCACTCGCCGCGGCGAGGTGACGGAGGCCGGCGGCGGTCTCGGCCGGCACCTCGGCGCGGACCAGGCCGCCGGTGACGGAGGGCTCGGCCGGTCGGGGTCGGTCGGTGGGCAGCCGGAGCTCGACCGGCGACCCGGCGAGCGTCGCGGTCCAGTAGTCGAGCTGACGCGCCATCAGCGAATCGGGGTCCGGCGCGTCGCCGAGCAGGCGCTCCTGCCACAGCGTGTAGTCCGCGTACTGGACCGGCAGCGCAGCCAAGCGCGGGTCGAGCCCGGCGACACGGGCGCGGTAGGCCGTGTCGAGGTCGGCAAGGAACGGCCGGTCCGACCACTCGTCGGTGGTGACGTGGTGCAGGACGATCACGACGACCGCGTCGTCCGGTGCGACGGTCAGGACCGACGCCCGGACCGGGAGCTCCGCCCCGAGGCGGAACGGCGTCCGCACACGCTGGGCCACGACGTCCGTGATCGCCTCCTCGGCGACCGGGACGACCTCGAAGGCCGAGCGGGTGAACTCGTCCGCCGCGACCGCCGGGTCGAGCACGTCCTGGTACGGCTCGCCCCCGGCCTCGGCGAACAGCGTCCGCAGCGATTCGTGACGGGTCATCACGTCGATGACCGCGGCACGCAGCGCGTCGGTGTCGAGCGCGCCGGTCAGGCGGAACACCAGCGGAAAGTTGTAGGCCGCGGACGGGCCGGAGAGGCGGTCCACGAGCCAGAGGCGGCGTTGGGCGGCCGAGAGCGGGACCCGCTCCGGCCGCGGGCCGGGCACGAGCGCCGCCCGGGCCGGGCCGCGGGTGGCCTCGACCCGCCGGGCGAGCTCCTCCGCGGTCGGAGCCTCGAACAGGTCGCGGATCGCAAGGTCGGTGCCGAGTTCGCTGCGGGCTCGGCTGATCAGCCGCGTGGCGAGGAGCGAGTGGCCACCCGCCGCGAAGAAGTCGTCGGTGGCGCCGACGCGCTCGAGTCCGAGCACCTCCGCGAAGAGCGCGCACAGCGTCTCCTCCACCGGGGTCGCCGGCGCGCGGCCGGCCGTCGTCGCGACCGGCTCCGGCGCCGGCAGGGCGCGGCGGTCGAGCTTGCCGTTGACGGTCAGCGGCAGCGCCGGCAGCGGCACGAGGGCGGACGGCACCATGTAGTCGGGCAGCGACTCCTTCAGGAATCCCCGCAGGCGCACGAGCAGGTCCGCCGCCGCGCGGGCCGCGGCCGGCGCGTTGGCGAGCTCGCCGACTGGCCGGGCGCGGCAGGTCCCGGTCAGCCGAACGGGAGCGTCGGCCGGCAGCAGCACCGCCTCGTACCGGTCCGGCTCGCTGCCCGGGACGCAGACGGCGCGGTACCCCGCGCGGACGACGTCGTCGGGTTCGGTGCCCACCGGGGCGGTCCGCAGCGCGGCGCGCGCGGCCACCACCCCGGACACGGAACCGGACGCCAGCACCTCGAGGGCCGCGAGTTCTCCCGACAGACGTGGGTTCTCCAGGTCGGGAATCCGCACCGCCCCGGGCACCGTGTCGACGGCCACCGGTTCGGGTCCACCGGCCGCGTGCAGCAGGACGTCGTAACGGTGCCGGGTGAGTTCGTTGTGGGCTCGGCCCGCCTTCAGCCGGATGTCGGCCCCGGCCAGCGTCGGTGTGCGCTCCGCCAGGTCGGTGAACCACGCGGGGTGGAGCACCAGCTCCTTCTCCAGCGCGACCCGTCTGTCGATCTGCGCGGCCAACTGGGCGGGCCCGACACCGGGGTCCGCCTGCTCCAACGCGATCGCGGCGTGGAACGCACGCAGCGAGCGCAGGTCGCGGACGTCGCCGACGAACAGCGTGCCGCCGGGGGCGAGCAGCTCGGCCAGCCCGGTCAGCACGCCGGCGAGGTGCTCGGCGCTCGGGAAGTACTGCACGACCGAGTTGACGACGATCGTGTCGAAGTGACCCCGCGGCAGGCCGTCGGTGTGCTCGGCGGGCCGGCACTCCAGGCGCACCCGCGCGGCCAGCTCCGGGTCGGAAGCGACGTCCGCGGTCAGCTTCGCGATCACGGGCGCCGAGAAGTCGGTGGCCCAGTACTCGTCGACGTCGCGGGCGAGCCCGGACAGCAGGAGGCCGCTGCCGACACCGACCTCGAGAACGCGGCGGGCACCGAGGGAGCGGATCCGTGCGAGCGTCGCGTCGCGCCACTCGCTCATCTCGTCGAACGGGATCGGGGCGCCGGTGTAGCTGGAGTCCCAACCGGCGAAGTCGGTGGTGAAGACCGCCGTCGGGATCTCGGTGTACTCGGCGTCGTAGATCTGCTGCCACTGCTCGACGTGCGCGGACTCGGCGGCGTCGCGCGAGTCACCCGCCGCCGGCGCGGGCACGACGTACCCGACGAGCCGGGACGAGCCGGTGCCGTCTCCGGCCGGGACGGCGATCACCGCCGCGTCGACGACCTCGGGGTGCGCGGCGACCGCCGCGGCGACCTCGCCGGGTTCGACGCGGTAGCCGCGGATCTTCACCTGGTCGTCGGCGCGGCCGACGAAGTCGAGCAGACCGTCGGACCGCCACCGGACGAGGTCACCCGTGCGGTACATGCGCGCACCCGGCTCGCCGAACGGGTCGGCGACGAACCGCTCCGCCGTCAGGCCGGCGCGCTGAAGGTAGCCACGGGCCAGACCGACGCCGGTGATGTAGAGCTCCCCGGCGACACCGGGCGGCACGGGGCGCAACCG
It includes:
- a CDS encoding amino acid adenylation domain-containing protein, translated to MTGTQGSGLADILPLTPLQEGLFFHRLADAGGLDLYTSQLTLDLAGPLRAERLRAAGQALLDRHPNLRAAFRQRKDGAPVALIPRSVELPWRELDLSGDDPDKREHELARFADEEQGAPFDPGVPPLVRFALVRLDADRHTLVLTHHHILLDGWSMPLLVQELCDLYAAGGDAGALPAPVPFRAHLEWLAGQDRTAAVEEWRTVLAGVPGPTLVRPEGRGRPADRSPLTVTRRLDAATTARLTAVAREYGATVSTVIQLAWGLTVATLTGRTDVVFGTTVAGRSPEVEGVERILGLCINTVPVRVSLDPAASLGENLTALQRTQTALLDHQHLGLPEIARAAGTGELFDTMTVVENWPETAPVTEVGGVRLTGMTCRDATHYPLYLVARPERELELRVHHRLDLVDAGTAERVADRLVAALRSLATAPDRTPAGLDLLAAAERTRVLTDWNDTAVAPADPDATLTGRLAAQAARTPDALAVVAENRHLTYRQLHDEAGRLAGLLAERGVGPESVVAVSVPRSAELMVALLAVELAGAAYLPVEVDLPAARRRDLVADARPVVGITVRAGLDEPAALGDLGWIVLDDPTTAAELARCPVAAPREPHPDGAAYLIYTSGSTGRPKGVAVSHRAIVNRLDWMQSAMPLTADDRVLQKTPAGFDVSVWEFFWALCEGAAVVFARPGGHADPAYLRELIAAEGVTTLHFVPSMLAAFLASDGGAAAAGPDWPATLRRCVCSGEALSTELAQRWLDRTGVELHNLYGPTEAAVDVTAWACRPGAELPSVPGVPIGRPVWNTQVRVLDAWLRPAPVGVPGELYLAGVQLARGYAGRPGLTSERFVADPYGAPGERLYRTGDLVAWRHDGALTYLGRTDHQVKIRGQRVEPGELEAALLARPDVAAAVAVPRTDGPGGTYLCAYVVPATGAELDPDAVTAELTATLPAGLVPGAVVVLDALPVTGNGKLDRAALPAPERARGEQREPRTAAEQTLCEVFAAVLRLDEVGVDDDFFFLGGDSIISISLVAQARRRGIDLTPRQIFELRTPAALAAIAPAETVPAETVPAETATDGTADGAPGALPAGDPDGVGNVPLVPVVHWLRERGGPIGRFSQSVLVHTPAGADAIRLETALQALLDRHDALRLRLTRPVPQLWSLAVEPTGRVRAADVLRRVDARALGADALRAAIAAETSAAADRLDPEAGEMVAAVWFDRGAEAGRLLLVVHHLAVDGVSWRILLPDLAAAWAGEPLDAVPTTLRTWARRLADEAASPARLGELEHWTATTAPGARLVAAEVPAAAATWTQADTARTVTRLPVADTVAVLGAVPAAARAGVQDVLLVAFGRAVDRWRADAGRATGPVLVDVEGHGRDASALGAAELDLSRTVGWLTTVHPLRLDTGGDSLEGAVRRVKETVRAVPAAGLGHGLLRYVNPQSAPLLAAGERAQVLFNYLGRMPAADGTATPWTPAPEAGVLGAAADPEQPVPYVLTLDALTEDGPDGPELAVTWTFVPDALSAADVDALSTYFAAAVAELRAWAAAGNTGLTPADLPAVTLRQEEIDRVCAFHRARTPGGAVTDIWPLSPLQEGLFFLASFDAGRRDIYTVQDHFDLDTTVDVERLRTALAALLARTPVLRAGFTNDGLAAPVQFLASAVEPPLDVVDLRGLEPGVEADRLAAVMAADRARRFDVTSPPLLAVTVVLRDGNRSRIVLSHHLLLWDGWSAALLFADLFELYASGGDATGLPRRGSYRDYLNWLGEQDAEVSAAVWRDALAELDSPTLVHPGLGEAEPVPPGIRRITLDEAASDAIRAAARAAGVTLNTLVSAAWGLVLSGLTGSGDVVFGTTVSGRPPAVPDVETVIGLFLNTVPARVRIDPAETVTELLGRLHRERSAVLGHDWLGLARIQRESGHPQLFDTLSVMQNFLGDDAEEEEAFRRRHRITDVGYADATHYPLTLVVTPTTELVLGLYHRPDVVTDAAAQAVLDRFAAVLEVLVADPGVRVGELDTLTAAERQQVLVEWNDTAADSGIESISELLAERAALCPDAVALVTADGSWTYAELEARVNRIARALLARGAGPERVVALALPRAADMVAALFAVLRTGAAYLPIDADTPADRVAFVLADAEPVCVLTTAARDGQLPVGGPEQVRLDDPATAAALTALSAEPLADAERPGFAPGVPHRLEHPAYVIYTSGSTGLPKGVVTPYRGLTNMQLNHRQHIFDPVVAQAGGRRLRIAHTVSFSFDMSWEELLWLVEGHEVHVCDEDLRRDPEALVAYCAAHAVDVVNVTPTYAAQLFEHGLLDGPHVPPLVLLGGEAVPEHVWSRLLTTPGVTGYNLYGPTEYTINTLGGGTDDSTTPTVGRPIRNTVAYVLDSRLRPVPPGVAGELYITGVGLARGYLQRAGLTAERFVADPFGEPGARMYRTGDLVRWRSDGLLDFVGRADDQVKIRGYRVEPGEVAAAVAAHPEVVDAAVIAVPAGDGTGSSRLVGYVVPAPAAGDSRDAAESAHVEQWQQIYDAEYTEIPTAVFTTDFAGWDSSYTGAPIPFDEMSEWRDATLARIRSLGARRVLEVGVGSGLLLSGLARDVDEYWATDFSAPVIAKLTADVASDPELAARVRLECRPAEHTDGLPRGHFDTIVVNSVVQYFPSAEHLAGVLTGLAELLAPGGTLFVGDVRDLRSLRAFHAAIALEQADPGVGPAQLAAQIDRRVALEKELVLHPAWFTDLAERTPTLAGADIRLKAGRAHNELTRHRYDVLLHAAGGPEPVAVDTVPGAVRIPDLENPRLSGELAALEVLASGSVSGVVAARAALRTAPVGTEPDDVVRAGYRAVCVPGSEPDRYEAVLLPADAPVRLTGTCRARPVGELANAPAAARAAADLLVRLRGFLKESLPDYMVPSALVPLPALPLTVNGKLDRRALPAPEPVATTAGRAPATPVEETLCALFAEVLGLERVGATDDFFAAGGHSLLATRLISRARSELGTDLAIRDLFEAPTAEELARRVEATRGPARAALVPGPRPERVPLSAAQRRLWLVDRLSGPSAAYNFPLVFRLTGALDTDALRAAVIDVMTRHESLRTLFAEAGGEPYQDVLDPAVAADEFTRSAFEVVPVAEEAITDVVAQRVRTPFRLGAELPVRASVLTVAPDDAVVVIVLHHVTTDEWSDRPFLADLDTAYRARVAGLDPRLAALPVQYADYTLWQERLLGDAPDPDSLMARQLDYWTATLAGSPVELRLPTDRPRPAEPSVTGGLVRAEVPAETAAGLRHLAAASGASMFMTLHAAFAALLTRLGAGEDLPIGVPVAGRADGALDDLVGFFVNTVVLRTDTSGDPSFADLLGRVRETGLAAFDAADVPFERVVEAVNPPRVPGRNPLFQVLIGYHARSSDDADLLGLPTRWLDPELGTAQFDLAVDVVDPGADTGEALLLKFEYSRDLFDPATVAELADRMLRLLAAATADPTRPLSRLDLLAPGEPASLLAAGVGPELAVPELTVAQALAVQAQCTPDRLALVAGAERLTFAELTGRAGGVAALLTEHGVRPGDLVGLALPRTATVPAIFGVLAAGAAYVPVDPNQPPARLEQMFADAAPVVVLTTAELANRLPAGVRTVVLPADAPVGSFAPVPPPPAAAAYVIFTSGSTGTPKGVVGTHRGLTNLLAAQRATVMDPAAQALGREVLRASCVTSFSFDASWDPLLWLVAGHELHVLDDESALDPAAVVAYLGAERIDYLDLTPTFLRELMRAGLGADGVPPAVLVVGGEATPPDLWGELTSWPLVAVHDLYGPTECTVDAWGRSAIRTADTVHRRAGAVANLAVRILDAGLTPVPDGVPGELYLAGPGLARGYLNRPGLTADRFVADPFGAPGTRMYRTGDLVRRRASGELEFLGRVDGQVKLRGLRIETGEIEAALRTAGAVDAAVAVREDRPGDPRLVAYVVAPGGAETDVETLRAAVAATLPAALVPSAFVVLPALPRSVAGKVDRAALPAPVDSRSAGSGRAPASALEGTVCALFAEVLGLPGGERPGADADFFALGGHSLLAMRLVARLRADLGADVSLRTVFDAPTPARLAARLATASAAGERPALTPVPSGAEVPLSPAQHGLWVLDRIAGPSPTYNIPIAWRLTGELDAAALRAAVRDLVERHEPLRTVVVERDGLPYQRVLPAETVRVVEATIDPADLPARLRGAAFHTFDLATEPPVRAELLRLGPTDHVLTLTVHHIAADEWSDAPLVTDLATAYAARREGRAPEFAPLPARYADFAAWQHRLLGERGAPTEYARQQTAFWREALAGLPVELSLPTDRPRPAMATGSGGTVPVTIDADLAAALRSLARTHDVSTFMVLQAAVAALLHRSGGGDDIPIGSPITGRADLALGDLVGYFLNTIVLRTDLSGRPSFAELLRRVRENDLAAFEHQDLPFDRVVEAVNPARSPARHPLFQVMVVHLPAPDDDPELPGLGATRIDADAAVAKFDLSFDFVDERGGDGGAGGIAGVVEYATDLFDESTAAGLADRLLRLLRAVVADPDRPVAGIDVLARGERDAALAAGRGRPAAALPANVAATVPALFEAQVRRDPTAPALVAGERRLTFGQLNAGANRLARLLVAAGAGPERPVGLVLPREHGMTAILAAAKAGAPYVPAEPDTPAARTAALFADAGAVLVVTTSDLVAEWGDVPVLVLDDPATAVRLGTADDRDLTDADRLAPLAPEHPVYVIYTSGSTGTPKGVVVPHTAVANLYASHAEDLHARAVVAAGRDRLRVGHAWSFSFDASWQPQLWLLGGHEVHVLDDETRRDADLLVAAVWDRDLDFLEVTPSFLAQLLAAGLVRPDVDGTPRCPLHLLGFGGEAVPPGVWTQLRELAGTDAVNLYGPTEATVDSLVAFVGDAKTPVVGRPVAGAHAYVLDAALHPVPPGVTGELYLAGAGLARGYLNRAGLTADRIVADPFGPPGTRMYRTGDLARFDAAGHLEYRGRSDDQVKLRGYRIEPAEIEAVLGRHGDLAAAVVAVRPGPGGVERLVAYVVPRPGADAPSVADLRRLAADALPGHMVPTAFVALDALPLLPGGKLDRSALPEPPAADRIRSRPPATSAENAVVTVVSELLGLEVGVEDDFFALGGDSILAMQVVSRLRAQGWKVTPRQIMAERTLDSVAAAAVPVEASDTATAATADDGTGTVPLTPTMAWMSEVDAPVAGIQQSSLVLTPAGTTEDGLRQALAAVARQHDLLRARLVRGTPWTLEVPSADQAVVHLECVDARGVGDLEALVAERARAARDRVDPDSGVMWAAVWFDRGPGERGRLLLTVHHLVMDAVSWRILLKDLAAAVAGRDLPPVTTSFRRHAQLLTAQVPHQRGGSPAAESVRAGGDPLPLRRPLDPTRDVVGTERTHDETLPTGLTTALLGPVPAAYGAHVDDVLLAALALAVADWRDRRGAVESSVDDGGGATLVDVKGHGRTGDLDVSRTLGRFATGVPVLLDPGPVRLADVESVPVAAAAVLERVRVSTGATAALGGDVPPSLEFNYLGRVGGPEDGDWASAPEEAVADLALDPSIPLAHALSLGAVAQDRPDGVVLLATWSWPDGVLDADAVVDLARTWFRALSALAAAAPRD